Proteins from one Cryptomeria japonica chromosome 4, Sugi_1.0, whole genome shotgun sequence genomic window:
- the LOC131050006 gene encoding pentatricopeptide repeat-containing protein At2g13600 has protein sequence MALQRFALGIQMQLLSFRYRNIVTDISFSISAAGKQWKTPNKEQFNEHNVIVDTDLGVCRNSLSCALKNCSDSKSLDEGRKIHTKVLKYGFDQESVLGNKLLNMYAKCGCMEDACQVFDKMSERNVVGWTALIVGYVQQDQGKSALEVFGQMQEVGIDLDAYVFTSVFRACGLIGGLEEGKQVHSLLTKTGLEEDVYVGSALVDMYVKCGELADARCMFDKMPERNVVSWTTMIAGYGGKEASRLFYQMLWEDVRPEEFVLASVLSACSEAMHFGKQVHSFAVKIGVESFVCVFNSLVNMYAKCGHLEDAFKLFDRQRDRNLVSYTSMICGYAQQGCKVKALMLFCQMQGVGIRPDEVVFASVLWACIDRGALEHGKQLHGFLIRNWFDQNFSVRTALVTMYIKCGRLEYSRLVFDKTQIPDVTSWSAIIARYLQDGHCVETLKLFSEMQGMCTERDELTFASALWACASLRYAQQGKEIHAQAMKFGLEIYSAVGNALVSMYAKCGSIKHARLTFDKIRESERNVVSWGVMTAEEVHCGNWEEALRYFYQMLRAGIKPDQFVFTCVFRACTGIQNLDQGKKIRAHIMKLGFESVVCVGSAIIDMYARCGSLDDARQVFNQMSEQNLISWTTMICGYAQNGRGIQALKLFEEMVQTGPMPDHITFVGVLSACSHAGLVEEGFHYFQSMSQDYHVTPTMEHYACMVDLLGRAGWLDQAEDFINKMPLEPDAVVWGAFLSACKIHGNFKRAKHAAERLLYLEPQCAGAHVLLSNMYVQAGMWDDAAHVRKLIKDKGLLRQPGCSWIQVKDEMYTFLADDRSQPQAALWRH, from the coding sequence ATGGCGCTTCAACGATTTGCACTGGGAATTCAAATGCAATTGTTGTCTTTCCGATATCGAAATATCGTCACAGATATTAGTTTTAGCATATCCGCAGCTGGAAAACAATGGAAAACTCCTAACAAAGAGCAGTTTAATGAACACAATGTAATTGTAGATACAGATCTAGGGGTGTGTCGCAATTCTTTGTCATGTGCTCTGAAGAATTGCAGTGATTCGAAATCCCTGGATGAAGGCAGGAAGATTCATACAAAAGTCTTAAAAtatggatttgatcaagaaagtgtTTTAGGTAATAAACTACTGAATATGTATGCAAAATGCGGTTGTATGGAGGATGcgtgccaagtgtttgacaaaatgtccgAACGAAATGTTGTTGGGTGGACTGCTTTGATTGTAGGTTATGTGCAACAGGATCAAGGAAAGAGTGCTTTAGAAGTATTTGGGCAAATGCAAGAGGTTGGCATTGATCTGGATGCTTATGTTTTTACCAGTGTTTTCAGAGCTTGCGGTCTCATAGGCGGTCTGGAGGAGGGCAAGCAGGTTCATAGTCTGTTAACTAAAACTGGGTTGGAAGAGGATGTTTATGTTGGAAGTGCTCTTGTTGATATGTATGTAAAATGCGGTGAGTTAGCAGATGCACGGTgcatgtttgacaaaatgcctgaacGAAATGTGGTTTCGTGGACTACAATGATTGCAGGTTATGGTGGCAAAGAAGCCTCTAGACTGTTTTATCAGATGCTATGGGAAGATGTAAGGCCAGAAGAGTTTGTTCTTGCGAGCGTTTTGAGTGCTTGTTCAGAGGCAATGCATTTTGGGAAGCAGGTTCACAGTTTTGCTGTTAAAATTGGTGTTGAGTCATTTGTCTGTGTTTTTAATTCTCTTGTTAATATGTATGCTAAATGTGGACACTTAGAGGATGCATTTAAATTGTTTGACAGACAACGCGATCGGAATCTGGTGTCGTATACTAGTATGATTTGTGGGTATGCTCAGCAGGGCTGCAAGGTTAAAGCTTTGATGCTTTTTTGTCAGATGCAAGGCGTAGGGATAAGGCCAGATGAGGTAGTTTTTGCTAGTGTTCTGTGGGCATGCATAGATCGAGGAGCATTAGAACATGGCAAACAGCTGCATGGTTTCCTCATAAGAAATTGGTTTGATCAAAATTTTTCAGTCAGGACTGCTCTAGTTACCATGTATATCAAATGTGGACGCCTAGAATATTCACGGCTAGTGTTTGATAAAACCCAAATCCCAGACGTGACCTCCTGGAGTGCAATTATCGCAAGATATTTGCAGGATGGACATTGTGTAGAGACCTTGAAACTTTTCTCTGAAATGCAAGGGATGTGCACTGAGCGAGATGAGCTGACCTTTGCAAGTGCATTGTGGGCTTGTGCTAGCCTTCGATATGCTCAACAAGGGAAGGAGATCCATGCTCAAGCTATGAAATTTGGATTGGAGATTTATTCTGCTGTAGGTAACGCTCTTGTTAGCATGTATGCCAAGTGTGGAAGCATAAAGCATGCCCGCCTGACATTTGATAAAATACGAGAGTCAGAACGGAATGTTGTTTCATGGGGTGTAATGACTGCAGAAGAGGTACATTGTGGGAACTGGGAGGAGGCTTTGAGATACTTTTACCAAATGTTACGAGCAGGAATAAAACCAGACCAGTTTGTTTTTACTTGCGTTTTCAGGGCATGTACCGGCATACAAAATCTAGATCAGGGGAAAAAAATTCGTGCTCATATTATGAAATTGGGATTTGAATCAGTCGTATGTGTAGGAAGTGCCATTATTGACATGTATGCTAGATGTGGAAGCCTAGACGATGCGCGCCAAGTATTCAACCAGATGTCTGAACAAAATTTGATCTCATGGACTACGATGATTTGTGGCTATGCACAAAATGGGCGGGGCATCCAAGCTCTCAAACTCTTTGAGGAAATGGTACAGACAGGTCCAATGCCCGACCATATTACTTTTGTGGGTGTTCTCTCTGCATGTAGTCATGCAGGTCTCGTTGAGGAAGGTTTTCACTATTTTCAGTCCATGAGCCAGGATTATCACGTTACTCCGACGATGGAGCATTATGCCTGCATGGTTGATCTTCTTGGGCGTGCTGGGTGGCTAGATCAAGCAGAGGACTTCATTAATAAAATGCCATTAGAACCTGATGCTGTTGTATGGGGAGCATTCTTAAGCGCTTGCAAAATCCACGGGAATTTTAAGCGGGCAAAACATGCAGCAGAACGCCTTCTTTATCTGGAACCACAATGTGCAGGAGCACATGTACTATTGTCAAATATGTATGTACAAGCTGGAATGTGGGATGATGCAGCGCATGTGAGAAAATTAATCAAAGATAAAGGATTACTAAGACAACCAGGATGCAGTTGGATTCAAGTCAAGGATGAGATGTATACGTTTCTTGCAGATGACAGATCACAACCACAGGCAGCACTATGGAGACATTGA